A window from Gossypium raimondii isolate GPD5lz chromosome 7, ASM2569854v1, whole genome shotgun sequence encodes these proteins:
- the LOC105797519 gene encoding uncharacterized protein LOC105797519 — protein MSFIKDIIDSLSSIISTDSTPYESTQKPSSSTCQNMEGIAGNERTAYKLKGYFDLAKGEIDKAVRAEEWGLVDDALIHYKNAQRILIEASSTPTPSYISSSEQEKVKSYRQKISKWQGQVSERLQVLSRRSGSTSANKNTLTHAQTAAVSPRASNSRRDVFQKSPRNPVVRNQVDKVGSSKSAQESANGYESKLVEMINTAIVDRSPAVKWDDVAGLEKAKQALMEMVILPTRRRDLFTGLRRPARGLLLFGPPGNGKTMLAKAVASESQATFFNVSASSLTSKWVGEGEKLVRTLFMVAISKQPSVIFMDEIDSVMSTRLANENDASRRLKSEFLIQFDGVTSNPNDLVIVIGATNKPQELDDAVLRRLVKRIYVPLPDENVRRLLLKHKLKGQEFSLPGRDLEQLVRETEGYSGSDLQALCEEAAMMPIRELGSNILTVKANQVRPLRYEDFQKAMSVIRPSLNKSKWEELEQWNQEFGSN, from the exons ATGAGTTTCATCAAAGACATAATCGACTCTCTAAGCTCAATCATCTCAACCGATAGCACGCCATATGAATCAACGCAAAAGCCTAGTTCGTCCACGTGTCAGAACATGGAGGGAATAGCTGGAAACGAACGCACCGCGTATAAGCTCAAAGGATACTTCGATTTGGCCAAAGGAGAGATCGACAAAGCGGTTCGAGCGGAAGAATGGGGTTTAGTAGACGACGCCCTGATTCACTATAAAAATGCACAGCGAATTCTGATCGAGGCTAGCTCCACTCCCACACCTTCATATATCAGCTCTAG TGAACAAGAAAAGGTGAAATCGTATAGGCAAAAGATATCGAAATGGCAAGGTCAAGTATCTGAGAGACTACAGGTTTTAAGTCGCCGATCAG GTAGCACATCCGCTAACAAG AACACCTTAACTCATGCACAAACTGCTGCAGTTTCACCAAGAGCATCAAATTCTAGGAGAGATGTGTTTCAAAAGTCTCCTCGTAACCCGGTGGTGAGAAATCAGGTTGATAAAGTTGGAAGTTCGAAATCTGCTCAAGAATCTGCTAATGGTTATGAGTCGAAGTTGGTTGAAATGATCAATACAGCAATAGTTGATAGAAGCCCTGCTGTTAAATGGGATGATGTTG CTGGCCTAGAAAAGGCTAAGCAAGCACTGATGGAAATGGTTATTCTGCCAACTAGAAGGCGGGACTTGTTCACTGGACTTAGAAGGCCAGCTAGAG GTCTGCTTCTTTTTGGTCCACCTGGTAATGGGAAGACCATGCTTGCCAAAGCAGTTGCATCTGAATCACAGGCAACATTCTTCAATGTTTCTGCATCCTCTCTAACATCTAAATGG GTAGGAGAGGGTGAAAAGCTTGTTCGGACTCTCTTCATGGTTGCTATATCCAAACAGCCATCTGTTATTTTCATGGATGAA ATTGATAGTGTCATGTCAACCAGGTTGGCAAATGAAAATGATGCTAGTAGACGGTTGAAGTCAGAGTTTTTAATCCAGTTTGATGGAGTGACATCCAATCCTAATGATTTAGTAATTGTCATTG GTGCCACTAATAAGCCTCAGGAATTGGATGATGCTGTTCTTAGAAGATTG GTTAAGAGGATATATGTACCTCTTCCAGATGAAAATGTTAGAAGACTGCTTCTAAAACACAAACTCAAGGGTCAAGAATTTTCCTTACCTG GTCGGGACCTAGAACAACTTGTGAGGGAGACGGAAG GGTATTCTGGAAGTGATCTGCAAGCATTATGTGAAGAAGCGGCTATGATGCCAATTAGAGAGCTTGGTTCAAATATACTTACTGTGAAGGCAAATCAG GTGAGACCTCTAAGATATGAAGACTTTCAGAAGGCAATGTCTGTTATCAGGCCCAGTTTAAACAAAAGCAAGTGGGAAGAACTTGAACAATGGAATCAGGAGTTTGGCTCTAACTAA